In Vanessa atalanta chromosome W, ilVanAtal1.2, whole genome shotgun sequence, a genomic segment contains:
- the LOC125075553 gene encoding uncharacterized protein LOC125075553, which translates to MTYTSNDTYFWQCPECKPKRGNADNTPVCSGNSTSKLPDEDNITRRKKESMKFMNEQYEDIKSEIRTKFKAFEILNKENEQLKVTIQDLDMRLNVMEQQSRACNIELQCLPEHKNENLINTIMQLSRVISCNITEDNIHNVTRIAKQNPNSSRPKSIIVQFNSPRTRDTFLAASIKYNKNNPDDKLNSKLLGIGGLKQNIYVVEHLSPKNKMLHAAAKQKAKLKGYRYVWVRNGRIFMRKSDNCEYKHIKDMASLDKID; encoded by the exons ATGACTTACACTTCTAATGACACATATTTTTGGCAATGCCCTGAATGTAAGCCTAAACGAGGTAATGCTGATAATACTCCAGTATGTTCAGGAAACTCAACATCAAAATTACCAGATGAAGACAACATCACCCGCCGCAAAAAAG AATCTATGAAATTCATGAACGAACAGTATGAGGATATAAAATCGGAGATAAGAACCAAATTTAAGGCattcgaaattttaaataaggaaaatgAGCAACTAAAAGTGACTATTCAAGATCTGGATATGCGTCTCAATGTCATGGAACAACAGTCTAGAGCATGCAATATTGAACTACAATGTTTGCCAGAACACAAGAACGAGAACCTGATAAATACAATAATGCAGTTAAGCAGAGTTATATCATGCAACATAACTGAAGATAATATTCATAATGTTACGCGCATCGCGAAACAAAATCCCAATAGCTCACGGCCAAAGTCCATCATCGTACAATTTAATAGTCCAAGAACTCGCGACACGTTCCTAGCGGCatctataaaatacaacaaaaataaccCAGATGACAAACTCAACAGTAAACTTTTGGGTATTGGAGGTCTGAAGCAGAACATTTATGTTGTTGAACATCTGTCACCAAAGAATAAGATGCTTCATGCTGCAGCTAAGCAGAAAGCAAAACTGAAAGGGTATCGTTACGTCTGGGTCCGTAATGGAAGAATTTTCATGAGAAAATCTGATAACTGTGAATACAAGCACATTAAAGATATGGCTTCTTTAGATAAAATTGATTAA